Proteins encoded in a region of the Populus alba chromosome 13, ASM523922v2, whole genome shotgun sequence genome:
- the LOC140954191 gene encoding putative 12-oxophytodienoate reductase 11: SLVKLNYDLLSICRIVLAPLTRQRSYNNVPQPHAILYYSQRTTEGGLLIAEATGISDTAQGYPHTPGIWTKEQVEAWKPIVDAVHAKGGIFFCQIWHVGRVSNRDFQPNGQAPISCTDKPLAPQLRANGIDAVEFTTPRRLRTDEIPHVVNDYRIAARNAMEAGFDGVEIHGAHGYLIDQFMKDQVNDRTDQYGGSLENRCRFALEVVGAVVDEIGADRVGIRLSPYANYGQAGDSNPGALGLYMVESLNKYGILFCHMVEPRMKTVGERVESPHSLLPMRKAFNGTFIVAGGYDREEGNKAVAENYSDLVAYGRVFLANPDLPRRFELDAPLNQYDRSTFYTTDPVIGYTDYPFLESTA; this comes from the exons AGCttggtaaaattaaattatgatctgCTGTCCATTTGCAGGATAGTACTGGCACCATTGACTAGGCAGAGATCATATAACAATGTTCCCCAGCCGCATGCAATCTTGTATTATTCTCAGAGAACCACCGAAGGAGGTCTTCTCATAGCTGAAGCTACCGGAATTTCCGACACAGCtcaagg GTATCCACATACTCCTGGTATTTGGACTAAAGAGCAAGTGGAGGCATGGAAACCCATTGTAGATGCTGTTCATGCCAAAGGTGGCATAttcttttgtcaaatttggCATGTTGGAAGGGTTTCAAATCGAG ATTTCCAGCCAAATGGGCAAGCTCCAATCTCATGCACAGACAAGCCACTAGCCCCTCAACTTCGAGCTAATGGAATTGATGCTGTAGAGTTCACCACTCCAAGGCGACTAAGAACAGACGAAATTCCTCATGTTGTCAATGACTATAGAATTGCTGCAAGGAATGCTATGGAAGCTG GTTTTGATGGAGTTGAGATCCATGGGGCTCATGGTTACTTAATTGACCAGTTCATGAAGGATCAAGTAAACGATCGAACTGACCAATATGGTGGATCCCTAGAGAACCGCTGCCGATTTGCCTTAGAAGTGGTTGGAGCTGTAGTCGATGAGATAGGAGCTGATAGAGTTGGAATAAGACTCTCTCCCTATGCAAATTACGGACAAGCAGGAGACTCGAATCCAGGAGCTTTGGGTCTGTACATGGTTGAATCCTTGAATAAATATGGGATTCTCTTCTGCCATATGGTTGAGCCAAGAATGAAGACGGTGGGGGAAAGAGTAGAATCCCCGCACAGTCTTCTACCCATGAGAAAGGCTTTCAATGGCACTTTCATTGTTGCTGGAGGCTATGATAGGGAAGAAGGAAACAAAGCTGTTGCAGAGAACTATTCAGATCTTGTTGCTTATGGCCGTGTGTTCTTGGCCAATCCAGATTTACCGAGAAGATTTGAGCTTGATGCACCGCTAAACCAGTACGATCGCAGCACATTCTATACAACAGATCCTGTCATTGGTTATACTGATTATCCCTTTCTTGAATCCACTGCTTAG
- the LOC118040682 gene encoding 12-oxophytodienoate reductase 2: MVAGTPTMPLLTPYKMGRFNLSHRIVLAPLTRQRSYDNVPQPHAVLYYSQRATKGGLLISEATGVSDTAQGYLHAPGIWTREQVEAWKPIVDAVHAKGRIFFCQIWHVGRVSNSGFQPDGQAPVSSTDKPISSQVEGMEFTPPRRLRTDEIPQIVNDFRIAARNAIEAGFDGVEIHGAHGYLIDQFMKDQVNNRTDQYGGSLENRCRFPLEIVEAIANEIGSDKVGIRLSPHVNYMESEDSDPEALGLYMVKSLNKYGVAYCHMVEPRMKIGAGNTKFSESLLPMRKAFNNTFIVAGGYDREDGNQALEENRADLVAYGRLFLANPDLPRRFELDAPLNKYNRETFYTHDPVVGYTDYPFLEDSA; the protein is encoded by the exons ATGGTTGCTGGGACTCCCACGATGCCTCTTCTCACCCCATACAAGATGGGCAGGTTTAATCTTTCTCACAG aATTGTCCTGGCACCATTGACTAGACAGAGATCTTACGATAATGTTCCTCAGCCGCATGCCGTTCTATACTACTCCCAGAGAGCCACGAAGGGGGGTCTTCTGATATCTGAAGCCACTGGAGTTTCTGACACAGCACAAGG GTACCTACATGCTCCAGGTATTTGGACCAGAGAGCAAGTCGAAGCATGGAAACCCATTGTGGATGCTGTCCATGCCAAAGGACGTATTTTCTTCTGTCAAATTTGGCATGTTGGGAGGGTGTCAAATAGCG GTTTCCAGCCAGATGGGCAAGCTCCGGTCTCTTCTACAGACAAGCCAATATCTTCTCAAGTTGAAGGCATGGAGTTCACACCTCCGAGGCGTCTAAGGACAGATGAAATCCCTCAAATAGTCAATGATTTCAGAATTGCTGCGAGGAACGCAATAGAAGCTG GTTTTGATGGAGTTGAGATCCATGGGGCTCACGGATATCTAATTGACCAGTTTATGAAAGATCAAGTAAACAACAGAACAGACCAATATGGTGGATCACTGGAGAACCGCTGCCGATTCCCTTTGGAGATAGTTGAGGCTATAGCGAATGAGATAGGATCAGATAAAGTTGGAATAAGACTGTCTCCTCATGTAAACTATATGGAATCAGAAGACTCAGATCCTGAAGCACTAGGGCTCTACATGGTTAAATCCTTGAATAAATACGGTGTTGCTTACTGCCACATGGTTGAGCCAAGAATGAAGATAGGCGCAGGGAATACAAAATTCTCTGAAAGTCTGCTGCCTATGAGGAAGGCTTTCAACAATACATTCATTGTTGCTGGTGGTTATGACAGGGAAGATGGAAACCAAGCTCTTGAAGAGAACCGTGCAGACCTTGTCGCTTATGGTCGCTTGTTCTTGGCAAATCCAGATTTGCCGAGGAGATTTGAACTTGATGCTCCTCTCAACAAGTACAACAGAGAAACATTTTACACACATGATCCTGTTGTTGGTTACACTGATTATCCTTTCCTTGAAGACTCTGCGTAG